The following are encoded in a window of Flavobacterium cupriresistens genomic DNA:
- a CDS encoding TonB-dependent receptor, whose translation MKINFQNKSIILIMLFAFQLSFSQKKEESIGTETVNVVKPYSPTISDAFKVKETPSLDDSGNQPKETIKYSILSVPVASTFTPSKGKAEGVEKSKQERLFSNYATVGVGNYGTLNGELFVTQDLGNSDYITGMFRHHSSQGGIKDIELNDEFYDTALNVGYGVDNRDMSWAVDLGYQNQIYNWYGLPAEFGATLLPGERFDLVNKMNPNHSYNTISLGGNIEFNEGIFSKVKARFTNFSDSFSSSENRFYVKPSFKVEVMDQSINTNVIIDHVSGSFENNYARDNTKPLKYSLTNFGIEPSFVILENDWTLELGAGIFYGLDSENSGNKFYLYPKVNASYKLVGDLMIFYTGVNGGLNQNSYADFVTENPFLSPTLAVKPTNNQYTVFAGLKGKLANNINYNITGSYLNEKDRALFKSNDYTEVISNENYAYGNSFGVVYQDLRTFRFYGELKADFSENVSFGINGTFNSYKNDGQLEAWNLPTVKLSSNLDVTITKQWYAGLNVFYVGDRKDMQTNLTIAPVATPVTLKSYFDANAHVGYKFSERLTFFLKLNNIGNQAYEKWLNYPVQGFQVLGGGNYKFDF comes from the coding sequence ATGAAAATTAATTTCCAGAATAAATCCATCATTTTGATAATGCTGTTTGCTTTTCAGCTTTCCTTTTCGCAGAAGAAAGAGGAGAGCATTGGGACAGAAACGGTAAATGTTGTAAAACCTTATTCACCAACCATTTCGGATGCCTTTAAAGTAAAAGAAACTCCTTCGCTTGACGATTCAGGAAATCAACCTAAAGAAACGATCAAATACAGTATTTTATCGGTTCCGGTGGCTTCGACTTTTACACCCTCAAAAGGAAAAGCAGAAGGGGTTGAAAAATCAAAACAAGAACGTTTATTCAGTAATTACGCCACTGTTGGAGTTGGAAATTATGGAACTCTAAACGGGGAATTGTTTGTAACGCAGGATCTGGGAAACAGCGATTATATTACTGGAATGTTTCGCCATCATTCTTCTCAGGGAGGTATCAAGGATATAGAATTAAATGATGAATTTTACGACACAGCCTTAAATGTTGGGTATGGTGTTGACAATCGCGATATGTCCTGGGCGGTAGATTTAGGATACCAGAATCAAATATACAATTGGTACGGTTTACCTGCCGAATTTGGTGCGACATTGCTTCCGGGTGAGCGTTTTGATTTAGTGAATAAAATGAATCCAAATCATTCTTATAATACCATTTCTTTAGGTGGAAATATTGAATTTAATGAAGGCATTTTTAGCAAAGTAAAAGCAAGGTTTACTAATTTCTCAGATAGTTTTTCTTCTTCTGAAAACCGGTTTTATGTAAAGCCGTCGTTTAAAGTAGAGGTAATGGATCAATCTATAAATACAAATGTTATTATTGATCATGTAAGCGGCTCGTTCGAAAATAATTATGCCCGTGATAATACGAAGCCTTTAAAATACAGCCTTACCAATTTTGGAATTGAACCTAGTTTTGTGATTCTGGAAAATGATTGGACCTTGGAATTAGGAGCCGGAATATTTTATGGTTTAGATTCTGAAAACAGTGGAAATAAGTTTTATCTGTATCCAAAAGTAAATGCTTCGTATAAATTAGTAGGGGATTTGATGATTTTTTATACGGGAGTAAATGGTGGACTAAATCAGAATTCCTATGCTGATTTTGTGACCGAAAATCCGTTTTTATCACCAACGCTCGCTGTGAAACCTACAAACAATCAATACACTGTTTTTGCAGGTTTAAAAGGAAAATTGGCTAATAATATCAATTACAACATTACAGGATCTTATTTGAATGAAAAAGACAGAGCCTTGTTTAAAAGTAATGATTATACAGAAGTTATCTCAAATGAAAACTATGCTTACGGAAACTCTTTTGGAGTGGTTTATCAGGACCTGAGAACATTCCGTTTTTATGGAGAATTAAAAGCTGATTTTTCCGAGAATGTCAGTTTTGGAATCAATGGAACTTTCAATAGTTACAAAAATGACGGCCAATTAGAAGCATGGAATTTACCAACGGTTAAATTGAGTTCTAATCTGGATGTTACTATTACAAAACAGTGGTACGCCGGTTTAAATGTTTTTTATGTGGGAGATCGTAAAGACATGCAGACTAATTTGACTATTGCACCCGTTGCAACTCCGGTTACTTTAAAAAGCTATTTTGATGCCAATGCTCACGTAGGGTATAAGTTCAGCGAACGTTTGACTTTCTTTTTGAAACTTAATAATATTGGTAATCAGGCCTATGAAAAATGGCTAAATTATCCGGTGCAGGGCTTCCAGGTTTTAGGAGGAGGAAATTATAAGTTCGACTTTTAA
- the asnB gene encoding asparagine synthase B, with product MCGIVCAFDLKQKAESLRPQVLEMSKIIRHRGPDWSGIYSNDKAILSHERLAIVDPASGKQPLFTADKKLVLAANGEIYNHRELRKQFEGKYDFQTESDCEVILALYKEKGPHFIDEMNGIFGFAIYDVDKDEYFIARDHMGIIPLYIGWDQDGTFYVASELKALEGYCTKIELFPPGHYMTSKDGEFVQWYKRDWTDYDAVKDNETSIPEIKKALEAAVHRQLMSDVPYGVLLSGGLDSSITSAVAKKYAQKRIESDDTTDAWYPQLHSFSVGLEGSPDLAAARVVADHIGTIHHEIKFTIQEGLDAVRDVIYNLETYDVTTVRASTPMWLMARVIKSMGIKMVLSGEGADELFGGYLYFHKAPNAREFHEENVRKLGKLHMYDCLRANKSLAAWGIEGRVPFLDKEFMDVAMRINPQDKMINKEHPMEKWVVRKAFEEMLPESVAWRQKEQFSDGVGYSWIDTLKEVVAREVSDEQLANARFKFPLQTPTSKEEYYYRSIFAEHFPSDAAALCVPQEASVACSTKIALEWDEAFKNMNDPSGRAVASVHDDAYAKA from the coding sequence ATGTGTGGAATTGTATGTGCCTTTGATCTGAAGCAAAAAGCAGAAAGTTTAAGACCTCAAGTTTTAGAAATGTCTAAAATCATCCGTCACCGTGGACCGGACTGGAGCGGTATTTATAGCAACGATAAAGCAATTTTATCTCATGAGCGTTTGGCAATTGTAGATCCGGCTTCGGGGAAACAGCCTTTGTTTACAGCAGATAAAAAATTGGTTTTGGCAGCAAACGGTGAAATCTATAACCACAGAGAATTACGCAAACAATTTGAAGGAAAATACGACTTTCAAACCGAAAGTGATTGCGAAGTTATTTTAGCACTTTACAAGGAAAAAGGCCCTCATTTTATTGACGAAATGAACGGAATCTTCGGATTTGCAATTTATGATGTAGACAAAGATGAGTACTTTATCGCTCGTGATCATATGGGAATTATTCCGTTATACATTGGTTGGGATCAGGACGGAACTTTTTATGTAGCATCAGAATTGAAAGCTTTAGAAGGGTATTGTACAAAAATTGAATTGTTTCCTCCGGGACATTATATGACCAGTAAAGACGGTGAATTTGTACAATGGTATAAAAGAGACTGGACGGACTACGATGCGGTAAAAGACAACGAAACAAGTATTCCTGAAATTAAAAAAGCATTGGAAGCAGCCGTTCACAGACAACTGATGAGTGATGTTCCTTACGGAGTTTTACTTTCCGGAGGTTTAGATTCGTCTATTACTTCAGCAGTAGCTAAAAAATATGCACAAAAACGTATTGAGTCAGACGATACTACAGATGCCTGGTACCCACAATTGCACTCTTTTTCAGTTGGACTGGAAGGTTCACCTGATTTGGCAGCTGCGAGAGTTGTTGCAGATCATATCGGAACTATTCACCATGAAATTAAATTTACAATTCAGGAAGGCTTAGATGCAGTTCGTGATGTGATTTATAACTTAGAAACCTATGATGTAACTACAGTGAGAGCATCGACTCCGATGTGGTTGATGGCGAGAGTTATTAAATCAATGGGGATCAAAATGGTCCTTTCGGGAGAAGGAGCTGATGAATTGTTTGGAGGTTATTTATACTTTCATAAAGCACCAAACGCAAGAGAATTTCACGAAGAAAACGTACGCAAATTAGGGAAACTACATATGTACGATTGTTTGCGTGCCAACAAAAGTCTGGCAGCTTGGGGAATCGAAGGACGTGTACCATTTTTGGATAAAGAATTTATGGATGTTGCCATGCGCATCAACCCACAAGATAAAATGATCAACAAAGAACATCCGATGGAAAAATGGGTGGTTCGTAAAGCTTTTGAAGAAATGTTGCCCGAGAGTGTGGCGTGGAGACAAAAAGAACAATTTTCTGATGGAGTAGGATACAGCTGGATTGATACTTTGAAAGAAGTAGTAGCAAGAGAAGTTTCAGATGAACAATTGGCAAATGCCAGATTTAAATTTCCGTTGCAGACGCCAACTTCAAAAGAAGAATATTACTACCGTTCTATTTTTGCAGAACACTTCCCAAGTGATGCAGCAGCATTATGTGTACCTCAGGAAGCCAGTGTAGCATGTAGTACCAAAATCGCTTTGGAGTGGGATGAGGCTTTCAAAAACATGAATGATCCATCAGGAAGAGCTGTTGCCAGCGTTCATGATGATGCCTACGCTAAAGCATAA
- the asnB gene encoding asparagine synthase B has product MSGILAVIGKGKDPQLVRALSERMSHRGPDERGYQIMENGSIICHESLSIIDLNSGKQPIQGTNKAWMVHDGEIYNYQELRNGILKDHTFRTKSDSEVIVHLYEEYGYDFCNKLDGDWTFVIVDGDDYIAGRDPLGVKPLYYGLDERGRIYFSSEMKPIADQCKTFSTFPPGHYYTPKTGFVKYYRPEYEDYEKAGQDLELSLIRESLTAAVSKRLMSEVPIGALLSGGLDSSLIAAITSRLKADKGKKLKTFSIALDANAPDAIAARKAAEFLGTDHHEVHFSVAEGIGLLEKIIFHIETYDIISVRASVPMYLLSKAIADKGVKAILSGEGADEIFGGHLYFRNAPSTEEFQKESIERVQKLFTADLLRADKSTMANGLETRIPFLDRNFLDVTMLIKPEEKQPKTYEGIEKYILRKAFDTPETPYLPSDILWRQKEQFSDGVGYNWIDELIEYCATQVSDQQLEGANTEFPYNSPTTKEAYLYRSIFHKYYPQVSAAQTVRKWIPKWQENQDPSGRANAAHLKAAVATTNSGAAV; this is encoded by the coding sequence ATGTCCGGAATATTAGCTGTTATCGGTAAAGGAAAAGATCCCCAGCTCGTTAGAGCGCTTTCTGAAAGAATGTCGCACCGTGGTCCTGATGAAAGAGGTTATCAGATCATGGAAAATGGAAGCATTATTTGTCACGAGAGTTTGTCGATTATAGATCTTAATTCAGGGAAACAACCTATTCAGGGGACTAATAAAGCCTGGATGGTGCACGATGGTGAAATTTATAATTACCAGGAATTAAGAAATGGAATTTTGAAAGACCACACTTTCAGAACAAAATCAGACTCAGAAGTGATCGTGCATTTGTACGAAGAGTATGGATATGATTTTTGTAACAAATTAGATGGTGACTGGACTTTCGTAATCGTTGACGGTGATGATTATATTGCCGGCAGAGACCCATTGGGAGTAAAACCGCTGTATTATGGTTTGGACGAAAGAGGAAGAATTTACTTTTCTTCAGAAATGAAGCCAATTGCAGATCAATGCAAAACATTTTCAACTTTCCCTCCGGGGCATTATTATACTCCAAAAACAGGTTTTGTGAAATATTACCGTCCGGAGTATGAGGATTATGAAAAAGCAGGTCAGGATCTTGAATTGTCTTTGATCAGAGAAAGTCTTACAGCAGCGGTGAGTAAACGTTTGATGAGTGAAGTGCCCATTGGAGCACTGCTTTCCGGTGGTTTGGATTCTTCTTTAATTGCGGCCATCACTTCCCGACTGAAAGCTGACAAAGGAAAAAAACTGAAAACTTTTTCGATTGCTTTAGATGCGAATGCACCCGATGCTATTGCTGCCAGAAAAGCGGCTGAATTTTTGGGAACAGACCATCATGAAGTTCATTTTTCAGTAGCAGAAGGAATTGGACTTTTAGAAAAAATAATTTTTCATATCGAAACCTACGATATCATATCGGTTAGAGCCAGTGTGCCCATGTACCTGTTGTCTAAAGCGATTGCCGATAAAGGAGTAAAAGCAATTCTTTCCGGAGAAGGTGCTGACGAAATCTTTGGAGGACATTTGTATTTCAGAAATGCTCCATCAACAGAAGAATTTCAAAAGGAAAGTATCGAGAGAGTCCAAAAATTATTTACGGCCGATTTATTGCGTGCCGATAAATCTACAATGGCAAATGGTTTAGAAACAAGAATTCCGTTTTTAGACCGAAACTTTCTGGATGTTACGATGTTGATTAAACCCGAAGAAAAACAGCCTAAAACATACGAGGGAATCGAAAAATACATCTTAAGAAAAGCATTTGATACCCCGGAAACGCCTTATTTGCCATCGGATATTTTATGGCGTCAAAAAGAACAATTCTCGGATGGAGTGGGGTATAATTGGATTGATGAATTAATCGAATATTGTGCGACTCAGGTTTCTGATCAGCAATTAGAAGGAGCAAATACAGAGTTTCCGTATAATTCTCCTACTACCAAAGAAGCCTATTTGTACCGTTCCATTTTTCATAAATATTATCCACAGGTTAGTGCGGCGCAAACCGTTCGAAAATGGATACCAAAATGGCAGGAAAATCAAGACCCAAGCGGACGTGCAAATGCAGCCCATTTAAAGGCAGCTGTTGCAACAACAAACTCCGGCGCAGCAGTGTAA
- a CDS encoding M16 family metallopeptidase — translation MKKLVLGGILYCSLGVISSVYAQKKEQPKYITNVEGVKEYALNNGLKVLLIPDASQSNMIVNIVYKVGSINEGYGEKGMAHLLEHMLFKSTKNLGDIKKMLSDKGGNANGTTWFDRTNYYEVFPSSDANLKWSLEMEADRMINSTILQADLDKEFSVVRNEFEIGENNPDAVLQERILSTAYLWHNYGNSTIGSKEDIERVKANTLRVFYEKYYQPDNAVLVIAGKFDEQKALEYIGQYFAVIPKPKRVLAKPYTLEPAQDGEKFVELKRAGESKNVGAVYHTAPYADKDYAAIDALAEILTADPSGYLYKSLVETRKVSSIYTWQPTVKDASFMYFGVAVPNDKDIKETENIVRAELDKITTTKYTDEDVNRAKAKLIKQIESVKNNTISFAVGLTEIIGAGDYRLGFIYRDAVEKLTKEDIQRVAEKYFKSNNRTVGIFIPSKDEQRLKAVEYTDEQLVALTKDYKGKAIEKEAAPFEASIKNLKQNLVEGKLSNGAKYGLVKKEIKGGKVQASFKFYVSNEKDLEGKADVGGILAQLLKTGTKTRTKEQIQDQLDQLKSSVNFGFSEQVLSVNINTYKENFKDVMGILGDLLVNSTFPENELQKTITEYNTYLESNLNDPQAIAFNEISRLTAKYPKGNIFYTATIQEQIDAFKKIKQSELVDFYQNILGANNGVGCVIGDLDTKTTVEILENTFGKWNSKSKYERAKPTYFDSQKVDKDYITPDKENAVATGKISLKMDRKSPDYPAFIMVNEIIGSGGFLTARIPMRLREKEGISYGAGSFINVPVDNDVAFWEYYAFLNPTKKGAVEAATKEEITKALKDGFTEEELKTNLVSWQNGRKTRLGSDDTLMGLVNTHLIYGIPLEDYDDLESKVKALKIQEVNTVLKKYISLDKMTSIYVGDFTKK, via the coding sequence ATGAAAAAATTAGTGCTTGGGGGAATTTTGTATTGCTCATTGGGTGTAATAAGTTCTGTTTACGCTCAGAAAAAAGAACAGCCTAAATACATTACAAATGTAGAAGGGGTAAAGGAATATGCTTTAAATAACGGATTAAAAGTTCTTTTAATTCCGGACGCTTCACAAAGTAATATGATTGTAAATATCGTTTACAAAGTGGGGTCGATTAATGAGGGATACGGCGAAAAAGGAATGGCGCATTTGTTGGAGCACATGCTTTTTAAGAGTACTAAAAATTTGGGAGACATAAAAAAGATGCTTTCCGATAAAGGAGGAAATGCAAACGGAACGACCTGGTTTGACCGAACCAATTATTATGAAGTTTTTCCTTCCAGTGATGCGAACCTGAAATGGAGTCTCGAGATGGAGGCCGACCGAATGATTAATTCGACAATTTTACAAGCAGATTTAGATAAAGAATTTTCTGTTGTTAGAAATGAATTTGAAATAGGTGAAAATAATCCCGACGCAGTTTTACAAGAAAGAATCCTGTCAACAGCTTATTTATGGCATAACTACGGAAATAGTACTATTGGAAGTAAAGAAGATATTGAACGTGTAAAAGCAAATACATTAAGAGTTTTTTACGAAAAGTATTATCAGCCTGATAATGCAGTTTTGGTTATTGCAGGTAAGTTTGATGAGCAGAAAGCATTAGAATATATTGGACAGTATTTTGCTGTGATCCCAAAACCGAAAAGAGTTTTGGCTAAGCCTTACACACTCGAACCGGCTCAGGACGGAGAAAAGTTTGTAGAACTAAAAAGAGCAGGTGAAAGCAAAAATGTTGGGGCAGTGTATCATACCGCACCATATGCAGATAAAGATTATGCTGCAATTGATGCGTTGGCTGAAATTTTAACGGCAGATCCATCAGGTTATCTGTATAAATCTTTGGTAGAAACACGTAAAGTTTCAAGTATCTACACTTGGCAGCCTACCGTAAAAGATGCAAGTTTTATGTATTTTGGAGTTGCAGTGCCAAACGATAAAGATATTAAAGAGACCGAAAATATCGTAAGAGCAGAATTAGATAAAATTACAACTACAAAATATACAGATGAAGATGTAAACAGAGCTAAAGCAAAATTAATTAAACAAATTGAAAGTGTAAAAAACAATACTATTTCGTTTGCAGTTGGTCTGACAGAAATTATTGGAGCAGGAGATTACAGACTTGGTTTTATTTATAGAGATGCGGTTGAAAAACTGACAAAGGAAGATATACAAAGAGTAGCAGAAAAATACTTTAAAAGTAACAACAGAACAGTAGGTATATTTATTCCGTCAAAAGACGAACAAAGACTGAAAGCGGTAGAATATACCGACGAACAATTGGTTGCTTTAACGAAAGACTACAAAGGAAAAGCAATCGAAAAAGAAGCAGCTCCATTTGAAGCTTCCATAAAAAATTTAAAGCAAAATCTTGTTGAAGGCAAATTAAGTAATGGTGCAAAATACGGATTGGTTAAAAAAGAAATAAAAGGAGGCAAGGTTCAGGCGAGTTTTAAATTCTATGTAAGTAATGAGAAGGATTTAGAGGGTAAAGCAGATGTTGGAGGAATTTTGGCACAATTGCTTAAAACAGGTACTAAAACCAGAACAAAAGAACAAATTCAGGATCAGTTAGATCAATTGAAGTCTAGTGTGAATTTTGGTTTCTCAGAACAAGTTTTATCGGTTAATATTAATACCTATAAAGAGAATTTCAAAGATGTAATGGGCATATTAGGTGATTTACTGGTTAATTCTACCTTTCCTGAAAATGAGCTGCAAAAGACAATTACAGAATACAATACCTACTTAGAATCCAATCTTAATGATCCTCAGGCGATAGCCTTTAATGAAATTTCAAGATTAACGGCTAAATATCCGAAAGGAAATATCTTCTACACGGCAACAATTCAAGAACAAATAGATGCGTTTAAAAAGATAAAACAATCCGAGTTAGTAGATTTTTACCAAAACATTTTAGGAGCAAATAATGGGGTAGGTTGTGTTATTGGAGATTTAGATACTAAAACTACAGTCGAAATTCTTGAAAATACTTTTGGGAAGTGGAATTCGAAGTCTAAATACGAACGTGCAAAACCAACTTATTTTGATAGTCAGAAAGTCGACAAAGACTATATTACTCCGGATAAAGAAAATGCTGTGGCAACTGGAAAAATCAGCTTAAAAATGGATCGAAAAAGTCCGGATTATCCAGCCTTTATTATGGTGAATGAAATCATTGGAAGTGGTGGCTTTTTGACGGCAAGAATCCCAATGCGATTAAGAGAAAAAGAAGGAATTAGTTATGGAGCTGGTTCATTTATCAATGTGCCGGTTGATAATGATGTTGCTTTTTGGGAATATTATGCTTTTCTAAATCCAACTAAAAAAGGAGCGGTTGAAGCGGCTACAAAAGAAGAAATCACAAAAGCACTAAAAGACGGATTTACGGAGGAGGAATTAAAAACAAACTTAGTAAGCTGGCAGAATGGAAGAAAAACCAGATTAGGAAGCGATGATACTTTGATGGGGCTTGTGAATACACATCTTATTTACGGAATCCCATTGGAAGATTACGATGATTTAGAAAGCAAAGTTAAAGCATTGAAAATTCAGGAAGTAAATACGGTATTGAAAAAGTATATCAGTCTGGATAAAATGACTTCTATTTATGTAGGGGACTTTACTAAAAAATAA